One region of Camelina sativa cultivar DH55 chromosome 6, Cs, whole genome shotgun sequence genomic DNA includes:
- the LOC104792994 gene encoding UDP-N-acetylglucosamine transferase subunit ALG14 homolog, whose product MEEGCNCLTSKMVSNLSIGLFIVLGIVLLMVRVLYVVYRCGKPFPKGASQSFTTLVVLGSGGHTAEMLSLLSVLRMDRFTPRFYIAAATDNMSLQKARSFEDSLAVKVPAVKKVSSQFMQIYRSREVGQSYVTSVWTTIVAIVHGLWLMIRIRPQVILCNGPGTCIPLCVIAFLFKVLGIRWSSIFYVESVARVKKLSLSGLLLYKLRIADQFFVQWPQLQKKYPRAHYVGCLM is encoded by the exons ATGGAGGAAGGTTGCAACTGCTTGACCTCGAAGATGGTCTCAAATTTGAGCattggtttgtttattgttttgggGATCGTTCTTCTGATGGTTCGTGTGCTGTACGTTGTATACCGGTGTGGCAAACCATTTCCAAAAGGAGCTTCACAGTCTTTTACTACTCTTGTTGTTCTTGGTTCTG GGGGGCACACGGCAGAGATGTTGagtcttctctctgttttgcgtatGGATAGATTTACACCGAGGTTTTACATTGCTGCAGCTACTGATAACATGAGTCTCCAGAAAGCTCGTAGTTTTGAAGATTCTCTAGCTGTTAAG gTGCCTGCTGTTAAGAAAGTATCATCACAGTTCATGCAAATTTACCGGAGTCGTGAAGTTGGTCAGTCTTATGTGACTTCTGTTTGGACTACCATTGTTGCTATTGTTCACGGTCTGTGGCTAATGATCCGGATCAGACCACAAGTG ATCCTTTGCAATGGTCCTGGGACCTGTATTCCTCTGTGTGTGATTGCTTTCTTATTCAAG GTGCTAGGAATTAGATGGTCATCAATCTTTTATGTTGAGAGTGTAGCAAGAGTTAAGAAGCTCTCATTAAGTGGATTGCTACTTTACAAATTGAGGATAGCTGATCAGTTCTTTGTCCAATGGCCACAACTGCAAAAGAAGTATCCTCGGGCTCACTATGTTGGGTGCCTGATGTAA
- the LOC104792998 gene encoding probable purine permease 10 produces MAGDQELQVIVQQGKEPNLTVQDERDSVSSSQTEVSHSDKYKRWLRVTIYTFLVISGQTVATILGRLYYDNGGNSKWLATVVQLVGFPVLFPYYLFSLKTHETTPRDGKRTSPRNRVLVYVVLGLLVGADSYLYSIGLLYLPVSTYSLICASQLAFNAFFSYFLNSQKLTPIILNSLFLLTISSVLLAFNNEESTATKVTKGEYVKGFICTVAASAGYGLALSLQQLAFLKVLKRQTFSEVMDVIIYVSLVASCVSMVGLFASSEWKTLSKEMENYKLGKVSYIMNLVWTAITWQVFSIGGTGLIFELSSLFSNAISVLGLPVVPILAVIIFHDTMNGLKVISMILAIWGFASYVYQQYLDENNLKKSHGITTTESPDLPEAEESFGNQNKLKS; encoded by the exons ATGGCGGGGGATCAAGAACTACAAGTCATCG TTCAGCAGGGGAAAGAACCAAATCTGACAGTTCAAGATGAAAGAGATTCGGTCAGCAGCAGCCAAACAGAAGTATCTCACTCAGACAAATACAAACGGTGGCTCCGGGTGACTATCTATACATTCCTTGTCATTTCAGGCCAAACAGTTGCTACAATTCTGGGGAGATTATACTATGACAACGGAGGAAACAGTAAATGGCTAGCAACGGTAGTTCAACTTGTTGGCTTTCCTGTCCTATTTCCATATTATCTCTTCTCACTCAAAACACATGAAACAACTCCTAGAGATGGAAAAAGAACCTCACCGAGGAACCGTGTATTGGTTTACGTAGTGCTTGGACTTCTCGTAGGCGCAGATAGCTATCTGTACTCCATCGGACTGCTTTACTTGCCTGTTTCTACCTATTCCCTGATCTGTGCATCTCAGTTAGCCTTCAACgctttcttctcttatttcctCAACTCACAAAAACTTACTCCTATCATTTTGAATTCTCTTTTCCTACTTACTATATCTTCCGTCCTCCTTGCGTTCAATAATGAGGAGTCAACTGCCACAAAAGTTACAAAAGGAGAGTATGTCAAAGGTTTCATATGCACTGTTGCTGCGTCTGCTGGGTATGGTCTAGCCTTGTCCCTACAACAGCTAGCCTTCCTTAAAGTCCTAAAGAGGCAAACTTTCTCAGAAGTTATGGATGTTATAATTTACGTGAGTCTAGTGGCCAGCTGTGTTAGCATGGTGGGGCTTTTTGCTAGCAGCGAGTGGAAAACTTTGAGCAAAGAAATGGAAAACTACAAACTTGGGAAGGTATCCTACATTATGAACCTAGTGTGGACAGCTATTACCTGGCAGGTATTCTCCATCGGTGGCACAGGACTGATCTTCGAGCTTTCCTCTCTATTCTCAAATGCAATAAGCGTTCTGGGACTCCCAGTGGTTCCTATCCTGGCTGTCATCATTTTCCATGACACAATGAATGGGTTAAAGGTGATTTCTATGATCCTAGCTATTTGGGGTTTCGCTTCCTATGTTTACCAACAATATCTTGATGAAAATAACTTGAAGAAAAGTCATGGGATCACAACAACAGAATCCCCTGACTTACCAGAAGCAGAAGAGTCATTTGGCAATCAAAATAAGCTGAAATCTTGA
- the LOC104792995 gene encoding probable purine permease 9, translating to MKGDQELQVIVQQEKEPNPTDQDEKNSVSGSQKKVSYSNTYKRWIRIAVYTFFVITGQSVATILGRLYYDNGGNSKWLATVVQPVGFPILLPYYLLSVKTHTTTQRDDKITSLTNRALVYIVLGLLVGAACYLYSIGLLYLPVSTLSLICASQLAFTAFFSYFLNSQKLTPIILNSLILLTISSTLLAFNNEESNSKKVTKGEYVKGFICTVCSSAGFGLLLSLQQLAFRKVLKKQTFSEVMEMIIYVSLVASCVGVVGLFASSEWKTLSNEMKNYKLGKVSYIMNLVWTAVTWQVFSIGGTGLIFELSSLFSNAISALGLPVVPILAVIIFHDKMNGLKVISMILAIWGFTSYVYQQYLDEQNLEKSHGISTIESHDPPEAEWSSVQSK from the exons ATGAAAGGGGATCAAGAACTACAAGTCATTG TTCAGCAGGAGAAAGAACCAAATCCAACAGATCAGGATGAAAAAAATTCAGTCAGTGGCAGCCAAAAAAAAGTATCTTACTCTAATACATACAAACGGTGGATCCGGATAGCCGTTTATACATTCTTTGTCATTACAGGCCAATCAGTTGCTACAATTCTGGGCAGACTATACTATGACAATGGAGGAAACAGCAAATGGCTAGCAACAGTAGTTCAGCCTGTAGGCTTTCCTATTCTACTTCCATATTATCTCTTGTCAGTCAAAACACATACAACAACTCAAAGAGATGACAAAATAACCTCACTTACGAACCGTGCTTTGGTTTACATAGTGCTTGGACTTCTTGTAGGAGCAGCTTGCTACCTATACTCCATCGGACTGCTTTACCTACCTGTTTCTACCCTGTCCCTGATCTGTGCATCACAGTTAGCCTTCACCgctttcttctcttatttcctCAACTCACAAAAACTTACTCCTATCATTTTGAATTCTCTTATCCTCCTCACTATATCTTCTACCCTCCTTGCATTTAATAACGAAGaatcaaattccaaaaaagttacaaaaggaGAGTATGTCAAAGGCTTCATATGCACCGTTTGTTCATCTGCTGGGTTTGGTCTACTTTTATCCCTACAACAGCTAGCCTTCCGTAAAGTTCTAAAGAAGCAAACATTTTCAGAAGTTATGGAGATGATAATCTACGTAAGTCTAGTGGCCAGTTGTGTTGGCGTGGTGGGGCTATTTGCTAGTAGCGAGTGGAAAACTTTGAGCAATGAAATGAAAAACTACAAACTTGGGAAGGTATCCTACATTATGAACCTAGTGTGGACAGCTGTTACCTGGCAGGTATTCTCCATCGGTGGCACAGGACTGATCTTCGAGCTTTCCTCTCTATTCTCAAATGCAATAAGCGCTCTGGGACTCCCAGTGGTTCCTATCCTGGCTGTAATCATTTTCCATGACAAAATGAATGGGTTAAAGGTGATTTCTATGATCCTAGCTATTTGGGGTTTCACTTCCTATGTCTACCAACAATATCTTGATGAACAAAACCTGGAGAAAAGTCATGGAATCTCAACAATAGAATCCCATGACCCACCAGAAGCAGAATGGTCAAGTGTGCAATCAAAATAA